In one window of Bradyrhizobium diazoefficiens DNA:
- a CDS encoding polyamine ABC transporter substrate-binding protein yields the protein MTKNVSRSRFGLGLAIAAALTCLSQGAGAGERVVNFYNWSNYMAPDVLEAFTKETGIKVVYDTFDANETLETRLMAGKSGYDVVVPTAYFLQRQIKANIFQKLDKSKLPNLANAWPMVTKNLATYDPGNDFAVNYMWGTTGIGYNVAKVKQILGADAKIDSWDIVFKPENLAKFKDCGVHMLDSADDIFPAALSYLGLDPNSTKQADLEKAADVVAKVRPSVRKFHSSEYLSALATGEICFVVGWSGDIMQARARAAEAKSGIEIGYTIPKEGAQMFFDNLAIPADAKNVREAYELINYLYRPDVAAKNSDYLSYANGNLASQKLVDPKILNDKNIYPDEATLSKLFVITARDPATQRIINRLWTKVKTGR from the coding sequence ATGACGAAGAACGTCAGCCGCTCTCGCTTTGGCCTTGGTCTTGCGATCGCCGCGGCGCTGACGTGCCTCTCGCAAGGGGCGGGCGCCGGGGAGCGCGTCGTCAACTTCTACAACTGGTCGAACTACATGGCGCCTGATGTCCTTGAGGCCTTCACCAAGGAGACCGGCATCAAGGTGGTCTACGATACCTTCGACGCCAACGAGACGCTGGAGACGCGGCTGATGGCCGGCAAGTCCGGCTACGACGTCGTGGTGCCCACGGCCTATTTCCTCCAGCGCCAGATCAAGGCGAACATCTTCCAGAAACTCGACAAGTCGAAACTGCCGAATTTGGCCAACGCGTGGCCGATGGTGACCAAGAATCTCGCGACTTACGATCCCGGCAACGATTTTGCCGTGAACTACATGTGGGGCACGACGGGCATCGGCTACAACGTCGCCAAGGTGAAGCAGATTTTGGGCGCGGACGCCAAGATCGACAGCTGGGACATCGTCTTCAAGCCCGAGAACCTCGCCAAGTTCAAAGACTGTGGCGTCCACATGCTCGACTCCGCCGACGACATTTTTCCGGCGGCGCTGAGCTATCTCGGGCTCGATCCGAACTCGACCAAGCAGGCCGATCTGGAAAAGGCCGCCGATGTCGTCGCCAAGGTCCGCCCCTCCGTGCGAAAATTTCACTCGTCCGAATATCTGAGCGCGCTTGCCACCGGCGAGATCTGCTTCGTGGTCGGCTGGTCCGGCGATATCATGCAGGCCCGCGCCCGCGCGGCTGAAGCCAAGAGTGGCATCGAGATCGGTTACACGATCCCGAAGGAGGGCGCGCAGATGTTCTTCGACAATCTCGCGATCCCTGCGGATGCCAAGAACGTCAGGGAAGCCTACGAGCTGATCAACTATCTCTACCGTCCCGACGTCGCCGCCAAGAACTCGGATTATTTGTCCTATGCCAACGGCAACCTCGCCAGCCAGAAGCTGGTCGATCCAAAGATTCTGAACGACAAGAACATCTATCCG
- a CDS encoding aminotransferase, with amino-acid sequence MTKSSSLNKVFADLPVTIFEAMSQAARDNNAINLGQGFPDDPGPEDIRRAAADASLNGYNQYPSMMGIPELRQAIATHYGHWHGLKLDPMSEVMVTSGGTEALTSAILAVVQPGDEVVCFQPVYDSYLPIIRQAGGIPRLVRLEPPHWRLNEDMLKSVFNSKTKAVLFNNPLNPSAVVYPREDLELLARYCQEFDVIAITDEVWEHVTFDAHKHIPLITIPGMRERTIKAGSAGKIFSLTGWKIGFVCAAPPLLRVAAKVHQFLTFTTAPNLQAAVAYGLGKPDEYFLSMRKDLTRSRDRLTKGLESLGFPVLKSQGTYFLTVDLSPLGLNESDAEFCWRIVRDYKVAAIPVSAFYEQDPVTSVVRFCFAKKDQTLDIALERLSDAIRGRKR; translated from the coding sequence CAGGGCTTTCCCGACGATCCCGGTCCGGAGGACATCCGCCGCGCGGCGGCCGACGCCTCCCTGAACGGCTACAACCAGTACCCGTCGATGATGGGCATCCCGGAACTGCGCCAGGCGATCGCGACCCATTACGGCCACTGGCACGGCCTCAAGCTCGATCCGATGAGCGAGGTGATGGTGACCTCCGGCGGCACCGAGGCGCTGACTTCGGCGATTCTCGCGGTGGTGCAGCCCGGCGACGAGGTCGTCTGCTTCCAGCCGGTCTATGATTCCTATCTGCCGATCATCCGCCAGGCCGGCGGCATTCCGCGCCTGGTGCGGCTCGAACCGCCGCACTGGCGGCTGAACGAGGACATGCTGAAAAGCGTCTTCAATTCAAAGACCAAGGCGGTGCTCTTCAACAATCCCCTGAATCCCTCCGCGGTGGTCTATCCGCGCGAGGACCTCGAACTTTTGGCGCGCTACTGCCAGGAGTTCGACGTCATCGCGATCACCGACGAGGTCTGGGAGCACGTCACCTTCGACGCGCACAAGCACATCCCGCTGATCACGATCCCCGGCATGCGCGAGCGCACCATCAAGGCCGGCTCGGCCGGCAAGATCTTCTCGCTCACGGGCTGGAAGATCGGCTTCGTCTGCGCCGCGCCGCCGCTGCTGCGCGTGGCCGCCAAGGTGCACCAGTTCCTGACCTTCACCACGGCGCCCAACCTGCAGGCCGCCGTCGCCTACGGCCTCGGCAAGCCCGACGAGTACTTTCTGTCAATGCGCAAGGATCTGACGCGGAGCAGGGACCGCCTCACCAAGGGGCTGGAGAGCCTCGGCTTCCCCGTGCTGAAGTCGCAGGGCACCTACTTCCTCACGGTGGACCTGTCGCCGCTCGGGCTGAACGAGAGCGATGCCGAGTTCTGCTGGCGGATCGTCAGGGATTACAAGGTCGCGGCGATCCCGGTCTCGGCCTTCTACGAGCAGGACCCCGTGACCTCGGTGGTCCGCTTCTGCTTTGCCAAGAAAGACCAGACACTGGACATCGCACTGGAGCGGCTGTCGGACGCCATACGCGGACGCAAGAGGTAG